In Drosophila miranda strain MSH22 chromosome XR, D.miranda_PacBio2.1, whole genome shotgun sequence, the genomic window GGatcacaaacaaattttattaCCGAGGACCTCGCTAatcgcttacagatccgtagagAGGAGTCCTGTATTAACTTGCTTGGAATTGGTGAATCTAATTCTCAAGTAAAGGATAAAATACACACagtggtgaagtcgcgaataaATGGTAGTGAGTTCTCCTTTGATTTTTGGATCCTGAAATCAATTTCAGGTTATCACCCTGACCAGTCAGTGAATGTGACTGACTGGCGAATCCCAGAGAACCTACCACTGGCAGACCCTTATTTCTACAAGCCACAAAGAATAGATATGTTAATTGGAGCAGAATCGTTCTTTGAATTATTAGCTGTTGGTCAAATTAAACAAGGTCCTGACTTTCCAACTCTTCAGAAAACCCTTCTTGGTTGGGTTGTGTCGGGAAAATATGTTTCCAGGAGTTCTGCTCCTCAAATTACAAACAGTTTGAGTTGCAGTGAAAAGTTGCTAGTATCCATCGATAGGACCTTGAAAAAGTTTTGGAAGAAATGCCATCTACCAAGAAAATTTCCACACCTGAGCACAAGCTATGTGAAGAACACTATCGTAAGACGACTCAGGTACTATCATCAGGTCGGTTCGAAGTAAGGCTCCCGTTTAAATCAGATCCAAATTgtttaggcaactcctttgaggTTGCGAAACGGCGGTTTTTGTCGCTTGAAAGACGATTGCATCGTGACCCTgagttgaagaaaatgtacttggaattcatggaagagtacctctccttagGTCATATGTCTCCTACTGACAATACGATTCCTTCTACTCTACACTACGTAATCCCTCATCAGTGTGTTCTGAGGCCCCAAAGTACGTCTACCAAGCTCCGAGTCGTGTTCGATGCTTCGTCCAAGACGTCCTCACAGGTGGCCTTAAATGACATTCTGATGGTGGGACCTACCATTCAAGAGGAATTATACTCGACACTGCTCCGTTTCCGTCTGCACAGGTTTGCCCTGACTGCTGATGTTaaaaagatgtatcgccaagtgaTGGTGAACGAAGCGGATCGGCAGTTTCAGCTCATActgtggagaagagacccttCTGAATCCTTGAGATTATACAAGCTCAACACTGTAACctatgggactggaccagccccattctTAGCTATCCGGTGTTTGAAaaggttgagtgagtctgcgAAGCTCTCATTCCCTAGAGCTGCTAACGTTATTGGGTCCGACTTTTACGTCGATGACttgttgactggtgctgcaTGCGTAGAGGAGCTAAGGGCAATTAAGTCCGAAGTGTCTCAGGTTCTTCAGACCGCAGGGTTTGAGTTGACTAAGTGGTTTTCAAACTCACCCGAGATCACCGCATCTGAGAGCACAGCCAAACCCATAATAATCTCGGATTCAGAGTCGACAAAGGCGTTAGGAATCTCATGGTTACCTACTGACGATGCctttaagttcaaaattgacaattcagttatgggtctccgagcgacaaaacggaacatactatcggtgacatcaaagttgtttgacccccttggcttaTTAAGTCCTATCGTTATAAAAGGCAAGATCCTattgcaggagctttggcttaacaaactagattgggatgagtcgaTCCCGCTGCATTTGGAAACAGCGTGGAATAAGTTGAAAAATACACTATCTCAATTGGAAGACATATCCATATCTCGGTTTGTGTATTCCGATCCGATGTCACCGGTTCAAATACATGCCTTTGCTGACGCCTCCATGAGAGCGTATGGAGCGTGCGTCTATATACGTAGCagaactgcagaaggtttaAAAATATCATTGTTGACTTCGAAATCCAAAGTAGCGCCGCTCAAGACcaaaacgctcccaaggcttgagttatgtgccgctcaccttctcgCAGATCTCTGTCACAGAATCAAGCCTCTATTAAACGTGCCCATTGAACGAGTCGTTTATTGGTCGGATTCAGAGATAACTCTCCATTGGATCCGGTCTCATCCATCGTCGTTGTCGACTTTCGTTTCAAATAGAGTGGctgagattcaagagtggtcagatgatgctacgtggcggcatgtacccacgaaacagaacccagcagataTTGTCTCAAGAGGTTGTGACGTCGACGAAATCGTCCTGAAAGAGGAAGAAGAAAACTGGCCCAAGAACGCTCATTTCGAACACTCCGATGATCTTCAGCTGGAAAAGAGGAAGACTGCGGTCGGGTTGACCGCGGCTGTGCGAAGTTCGGAGCTGTTAGATGTCATCGAGGGATtctcgtcacacctcaaactgcttAGAGTGTTCGTGTATGTGTTCCGCTTTATAAGAAAATGTAAAGACCCAAGCCTAAATTTCGAAAAAACTATCTCACCGACCGAATACAATGAAGCTTTTTATAAAATTGTCGAAATCATCCAGCATCACGAGTATCAAGGAGAAATTGAAAAGGTTAGGAAAGGATCTACAATTGGTCCTAGTCTTCAGCGGTTGAACCCATTCATCCATGACGACACAGGGACTTGGTGCAacttttcgttgttgcgagtgGGGGGGCGACTAGCCAAAGCTCCTATATCATACGATGCCAAGTTTCCTCTGCTTTTGACTAAGCGCTCGCAATTCGTGCGAAGCTATATTCGTCATCTGCACCATTCGAATTTTCATgtcggcccacgagcacttgTGAGCATCCTTCGACAGAGCGTGTGGATAGTGAACGCTCAGGAGGTCTGCCGTCAGACAGTTCGATCGTGTATGCGCTGTTTTAAATGCAAGCCTCGATTGCTGACGCAACTCATGGGGAATTTACCCGCAGATCGactccgtgctctccgcccacTTTCAATTTGCGGCGTTCATTTTTGTGGACCAGTGCACACGACATTGAAAATTCGCGGAAGGCCCCCATACAAGTCATACATTgcgctttttgtttgttttgcgtccaaggcggttcacCTAGAAATAGTTTCCGATCTAACCActgattgttttttgttggcttttcaAAGGTTCGTCGGGTGCCGAGGATATCCCCAAGTCGTTCATTGCGACAACGGGACGAACTTCGTCGGAGCGAGCCGCCATCTCAGCGCTCTGCGGATCAGGCTCAAGGAGCAAGGAGACGCAATTCGCGACTTCGCGTCAAAGAACGGATGCGAATTTGCGTTCATACCGCCGCGAGCTCCTCACATGGGAGGGCTATGGGAGGCAGGTGTAAAAACTGCCAAGagcctactcctacgggcggTAGGCAGCGCGCTCCTAACCGCCGAAGAGCTCGCCACAGTCCTCGTCGGCATCGAGGCCATAATGAACTCGAGGCCGCTGGGAGCCATCAGCCAAGATCCAAGCGACGGCGAGGCCCTAACacccgggcacctgctgacaggcgggtCGCTCATCGCCCCCCAGCACTGCGGACTCCGGACCAGGAGAGTCTCAGTTGCTTGCGGCGATGGCGACTTGTCTCGTCAGTCAGGCAAGCGTTttggcagcgatggtcccgCGAATATGTCCTGGGGCTGCAAATTCGGGGCAAatggcaccagcagcaaccgAACCTCGAGGAAGGAGACCTCGTCATCGTGGCCGAGGACAATCTGCCGCCTCAGGAGTGGCTCGTGGGGAGGGTCATCGCCACGCACGCAGGAGAGGACGGCATGGTCAGGGTCGTCGAAATAAGGACTAGCACTGGAGCGGTTTTTCGGCGGCCCATACACAAATTAGCGCCGCTCCCAATGTGTTGAAGCCGATGCAGGcgttcaacggggccggtgttgcgtgaccttccatccatggccacaattattagttattgatctgaattatgaagtctagtgtaagttaggctagggcaaagcgggagcgcaataaaagctcgctctctcgctcttggcgaattcgccccgctttgccaccgtaggttagctagagtaagagatttgaattgtgaagaaaatatagttgctcgccaaccttgaattagatcgagcttatcaagtttttcgccccgccaaataaataatttaaattacagccacccaaagttctcggtaattgattagaaaaacTCTTCTAATTTTTCAGTATCTTTGATTAATTTTTTCAACACTATGTGCGCGAAAATCACATtaacttcttctgttaattgtaactttaatttgattaaatGTATTGACTCATTTATAGAATCAGAAAACCATTTAATATGTTTCGCTGAATCGTGATCTAGCAATGGTAAGTCTAGTAAACGATtcagctgatccgaaaaaaTTTTTCGTTTATTTTCATACCGCTTGGTCAGCAATTCCCAAGCGGCAATTTaattctccagcggcccagttaAAAGGTGAGCTACCATACTCCGTGCCTCACCCTTTATCGCGATTTtcaaataattgaattttagAGATGTACTTAGACTATCTCTGTTTTGAATTAATTCACAAAAGATTTGTGAAAAGCCGTCCCACTCTTTTTCTTCGCCCGAGAATGTGGGTACTTCCACTTTCGGAAGATCAGGCAAATCGATATCTTCTTTTTTTATCGTCGCCCCTTTAGTATCCATGCTGTTTCCCTTAGCTACGGTTTGCATCCTAACTTCTAGGTTGCTTAACATGCTTTGAATATCAAAGTCCAACTTGCCGATCTGCTCGTTGAAGCTGTCGTTTGTTTCATAGCTATGATAAAATTCCTAAATTTTTAAGCTCAGTTTTTTACTGAGGAACTCAATTTTTTCCTTTCTCATTCTACACTCTCCCAGTTTAGCCTGATCAAACCTCTGCATGGTTTGCTCTAAATATGTCTTCAGGTTTTCCACTATTCTGTCGATTTCCTTAGATACTTTTTCTATGCTATTGTCAATTTTGGGCTCTCTGTCTTCCTTCAAAGTTTCAGTCTCCACTGATTGTAACTTTTTTCTACCTTCCCTTTCGTTAGGGTTTCATTATTTTTGGACTCTACATACTTTTTATGTATGTCCtctatatttttaataattttttcgtactgctgtctCTTATAGTAGTCATGATCGACTACTCTATATGCTAACAGTGCAGAATTATTGACTGTAACTTTGTTCTTAAGGTCtcctaacctttggattaCATCGCTGGTCAAATGACCAGCTTCGATCTTCTTAATCTCCTTTGCTATCGAGTCTTGAGCCTCTAATAGCTTAATTATTTGTTCCGCTTAATTATAGCTTACTTTAATTTGTTACTTAATTAGgcttaacaaaaaaaatttaaaatatctgacttagctgatgaattctgtttctgctgctgaAGTCGCTGCTCCTGATGTcgttgtcgctgctgctggtgttgcctctgcttaTGTCGCTGCAGCTATTTTCACTGCTGCTGATGTCGATGCTGCTAAAGTCGCTGTCGCTGATGTCGCTGCTAAAGTCGCTGCCGTTATTGTTGCTGGCACAGTGGGCACACACaaaacaatttatttatttattttttcacagtcacagtcagAGCTATTTGCCACCTTTTTTTCAATTGCTAGCCATTAAGAACTTTCGATGTTtcggattattatttttttctttcgatGTTCCGGCCTTGAAAACGCCACCGTCGCgaaaaatttttattttcaattaCAATAGATATACATCTTTTGTTATCTATTAAAATACAGCCTGTCCAGCTCGTATAAACTTCCGTATcataaattttttttattatctGATCACAATAGATATACCCAGTTATCTATTAAAAATACAGCCTGTTTAGCTCGTATTTTCcaaattattaattgaaacttccgtttcattaattttttttatactCTGTTCCTTCCTACAGGAGGGAAATCAGAATTCTTATTTTGCTACCTTTAGCTCTTGCTCAGTCTCAAAGGAGCTGGTTTAACTCTGTGCTCTTACCACAGGGGGAAACAACGGAGAGTCTCAAAGGACCAAaatgttaagaccttaaaagaaaagtctagacatttgcgagttgagttgtaaattaaaaattttaaattttattcttaaaatcagagccttatgTGTGATctgacaatgaggtaggaggtacatttttgtattttataattatcgttagacctacgcaaaGGATACATTTTAATGCTGCTGTCTATTTGAGTGCAAGCTTACATTAGTGTTATTTTAGGACTGCATTGGTAAGGTAAGttctccacttgtgttttgttgtagtATCTtttaatgggttacagatcttTGTTTACACCCGAACTGTCCTTACTTAtctactttatgtgatttctttagagatccATTTTTTGGAtacatgagtgaatgtgtacaataatatGTTTATGTTAtaacattctgcaaggggccgaaagtggcatgaTCTCGACGATAATCTGTTCATGTTTGAACACCTCTTTTAAACAATACCATCCGCCATTTCAAAATCTACTTCAATTCCATCCTCTAGCATTTGCCGAATCCTAACTACTTCCTTATCTcgcatctgttctgtttgccTTAGACAACCGCACGCTTAGTACCCTTCAATTACATCGATGAACATAAATTTGTCTTACGCTTTACAAATGAGTTGGTCATAAGTATAGCTAAATAATGCCAAAGATGAAAAACTATTTTTGAGCTCTAAATTGGCTTGAAAACAAAAATATGAAAACTATTGAAAATTCAATATGTTTGGAGAAACGTACGTAATGAATCATGGAAGTGTCAGTTTCGTTGGCAGAAGGGCAGATACCACCAACATGGGCGAACTAGTTGTGGGTAAGATCGTCTTACGACAGAGGCTACTCTTTTGTCCTGAGCCTTGAGTAGAGGTTTCAACCACTCAGCCACTTCCGAACTTCGTGTGCATGGTTTTATTGTTAATGCTTTTACCTCTCACTCTTTACGATGCCTCGCTGGGATTCAATGCACTGAATAACTAGAAAGCACTTGGATAAGAAGATATAAGAGTGATCTTTCGAGGCACAGCTTCAAAGGCCTGCTTAACAGTTTTTTGCCGTTCGGTCAAATCTTATTTCTGTGATTAATTTGAACATGTACAATCCCATATATGTACTTATATATAAAAgtaatatcatacaacattttttttttaaattttaatacAAGTTCCTTTGAAGTCTTCCTACCaagaatataaatatatttaaaaataaagtAGCTCATGGCATATTATACAACAAATTTGTACCCATAAAAACTGTAGCCTTATATgaaaaataacaaaataaaCTGTCCAAATATCACATAGGCTTAGTCCGAACTAGATTTTTACATCCATGTTATTTTGGtcattttgttttttgtcATTATGTAGCTGGAGTTCTTCAGTTGCCGATGGAGGCAATATTCTGGCACCGCCCATCATGTCTTTTCCACTCTCGTTTCCAGATGATAAATTCAGTGGTAGGTTTAATTTACTCAGAAAACAGGATAAGTTCACTAATCGGCCTTTGTGCTGGAATGGAATCTTGGGGCACAGCTCAAAAGCATGGTTTACAGGTGGCATGTCACAGCCTTTGCTACAGGACACATCGATAAAGTTCATTAGATCACAGATCTCAATCTCGTTACACTCATTGCGATTTAGAATTAATAAAATATTGTCAATCAATTCCAGTGAAAAGGGAAGACGACAGCCGCGAAGTGTGGAGCGAACTTTTGATTCAGGCAAGAATGGTTGGTTGGTAGGATTGATGTGATGGAAATGTTCCATCATGTCGTCGCGAGCGTTCCACAATGCACGCTTTAACTCTAGATGTGCTGCTGCCCGTACATTTACCCTAGAGCAACCACTTGTAGAAGTTTGTTCTGCTGAAAAATGTCGACAGAGCGTAATGATTTCGTGGTCGCTGATTACTTTGCCCAATACTCCGATTAATGCTCCCTTGAAGCTTTCGAAAGATACAAATACGTCGCGCTTGTTTTCCAAATTGTAACAATCTGGCACGCAGGTTCCCGCAAACTCAGACATACGGTTTTGAAGCGCAGAGCGGATTTTCTGCATAATGGCGGATAGGTTTGCGTGGATAAACTGCTCTGGATGGTGCTCCATAAACATAAGGGTATACTCGTCTGCAGATACCAAATGAAATATAAAGTCTTTCAGGGACATGGTGGACCCGATGAAAAAGTTCCAGGGCATATAGTATTGTGGTTGCTTATAAGAGAATTTCTCTTGTCCGGGCAATTCTATGCGAGTGCGTTTCATAAACTCGCCTCCGAGGAAACCAGAGTTACGTACGGCCACTTCTTGTATCTGTAATGTATCGTCACTCAGGTAGTAGCTTATCACAAAGATGCGTTCACAATTTTCCTTGATAGTGGAAAGCATCTTGGCACCAAACCGCAATACATAGCGATCAAACTTAATAAACTTTTTAAAGTCAGTCTTTGGCGGTTTCGGCTCCACAGATAAGCAATTTCCGACCGAGTCTTCGTAGCTTCCCCAGCCATTATATGGTGGAAGAACACGCTCTTTTTGGCGGTAGTCAGTACAGTCGTCCGATCTTGTAGGAATAGCTAGTGGTGTGAAATCTTGTACACCATAGCGTTGGCGATAATATTGCTGAGTAAAAGGGTCCAGTTCGGTAATGATCACAGCCCGACCATAGACATTTATCACACTGCCAATTTGCAGATCCCGTTCGCTATAATACATAATATCCTGGTTGCCTGTGTTTAGAGGGTCAACACAGTAACGTACGTTGCGCATATTAGTTCCTAAAACATTAAGTAGTGTTATCGGCGTCATCTGTCCTGGCAATAACAGTCCGTTAAACTCctataattaaaaatatttaattgatgAACAGTCAATTTAACAATAATCTAATATATTTTTACTCACCCGTGCCAGACGCGCTCGTTTCAGAAATACGGTTGGTCCGTCGCGACCGGAATTGCGGATATGTGCTTCCTTGATTTCGATGGTATCGTCGGCCAAGTAGTAGCAGATTTCTAACTTGCGAACGTCCCCAAACTCCGTTCGATCATCCCAGTACGCCTGAAATTTGAGTATTTGTCGATCATACTTTAAAAATTGCGCAAAAGCATGTTTTTTTTCAATCGGGTTGACAGCGCCTAAATGTTCACGATTACCCACGGAATTAGTTGGATCGCTGTAAATGATGTTCAAAGTAAAGAAAAAAGTTAATTACGGATGAGATTAATGTAGATACAAATACATTTCTATAGAACATTTTTTACCAAGGGAATTTCATTGAATCTGGAACGGTGATGCCGCGTCTGTTTAGAAAGTCACGAGTGAACTGATCGCAGTCTATAATATGATATTGCCGATCGAAAACCTGTACAGTCATGTCGATATTCAAATCATTAAGAGACATAAACTCATTGTCACAGGGCGGCGTCTTTTGAACACGCTGACGATGGACCAGGCAACCCTGAACTATGCCGGAATTATCTACTCGAGGCTCATAAATCTCTAAAGTGCCGTCTTCTAGATAGAAATATATCTTAACTTTTCGAACCAAGTAAGGTGCATGGTAGACCTCCTGCAAAGTTTGTTTGAAATAGGCACTAAAGCAGAGAACTTTCTTGTCGTAGGCCAACCAGGGTGGCATGCGTGGACCGGAACGGGGTGGATAGATGGAAGATGCGCCGACCGGTGGGCAGCTAATGTCTATTACGTCGCCATTGGGATCAATTGGTGCGGGTTGCTGACGATCATTAAGCATGCTGAGACCCTGGATGTTCAGCAACGACTGTGGCTTGGGGTAATGGCCCTTAGAAACCTAATATTTAGAAAAAAGTTGTGGGGTGGTTTTATCTCAGTGAGTTGGTTAAGGATGGATTTACTTACGTCACGAAAAAGCGTGCCCGGAAGCAGCGGCATTCCTGGAATTCGCAGCATTATATAGCTGAttaaaattattttattttgcgTAAGAAATATTTTAAGACGTGTTCTGTGTTCTAATGTATAAATTATATGTATTACTTGAAATGATATATGTACCAAGCGTTTTTTAGGAACAATCAGAAGTTATGTAATTCCCATAGCCTACTATAAATATCCCCAATATACTTGCTTGCTAAGATATACATGTATGCTCCGGCTATCGCATACCGCAAAAAGTGTAAAATCAATTAACAAATCGAaataaccgtagaaaaatgcttggtgtgatttttatgcacaacttgatcaggggtgacatagacagccctgatctgttgagccgcataaacttcacgatttatattagacttactagaaattttataccgttgttccttccactttgtagatcgaattattccttgcatgaaccgtttagggtcttatgctcggattataattccctctaccatattatatccactaGTAATTCCCTTCTTcttaataaattaataataCTGTAGGGGCCGAATTTGGGGAAAGAGTATGGAGCATCACGGATAAGCATAGTTTTCGTTTGTAATACTTGAAAGGGCAGatccgaaagtggatcgtaagcaGCAAgccgaaaagctttctaaagagagtcagcgcacgcatttaagcgGAAGACGTCCCGCTTATCTTGAtcaagagagtagcgtagggagagcatagattaaagCTTGACCAAAATTCCACTCAaatgggcgaaagatcatccgattatgcagttaaagttccaaaaatcatccgatcttcgagct contains:
- the LOC117186659 gene encoding EF-hand domain-containing family member C2-like, with the translated sequence MLRIPGMPLLPGTLFRDVSKGHYPKPQSLLNIQGLSMLNDRQQPAPIDPNGDVIDISCPPVGASSIYPPRSGPRMPPWLAYDKKVLCFSAYFKQTLQEVYHAPYLVRKVKIYFYLEDGTLEIYEPRVDNSGIVQGCLVHRQRVQKTPPCDNEFMSLNDLNIDMTVQVFDRQYHIIDCDQFTRDFLNRRGITVPDSMKFPCDPTNSVGNREHLGAVNPIEKKHAFAQFLKYDRQILKFQAYWDDRTEFGDVRKLEICYYLADDTIEIKEAHIRNSGRDGPTVFLKRARLAREFNGLLLPGQMTPITLLNVLGTNMRNVRYCVDPLNTGNQDIMYYSERDLQIGSVINVYGRAVIITELDPFTQQYYRQRYGVQDFTPLAIPTRSDDCTDYRQKERVLPPYNGWGSYEDSVGNCLSVEPKPPKTDFKKFIKFDRYVLRFGAKMLSTIKENCERIFVISYYLSDDTLQIQEVAVRNSGFLGGEFMKRTRIELPGQEKFSYKQPQYYMPWNFFIGSTMSLKDFIFHLVSADEYTLMFMEHHPEQFIHANLSAIMQKIRSALQNRMSEFAGTCVPDCYNLENKRDVFVSFESFKGALIGVLGKVISDHEIITLCRHFSAEQTSTSGCSRVNVRAAAHLELKRALWNARDDMMEHFHHINPTNQPFLPESKVRSTLRGCRLPFSLELIDNILLILNRNECNEIEICDLMNFIDVSCSKGCDMPPVNHAFELCPKIPFQHKGRLVNLSCFLSKLNLPLNLSSGNESGKDMMGGARILPPSATEELQLHNDKKQNDQNNMDVKI